The nucleotide sequence ctgtcacatggggagatatgcggaaataaactgggaagcactaacctaattgtgcatgatgtagagatcggagaatgctgttccaattaagcaacagcCTTATAGGCTCAACCCcgtaaagttggcacaggttcagaaggagatagagggcatgctccaagatggcaccatcaaagtgagttacagtgactggagctcacccagagtcatggtgccaaagccagatggtacccaacggttatggGTGGACTATCaaaaagtcaatgccgttacaaagactgatgcatatccaattccgcagttggaggactgtgtcgaaaaagtgggacaagTAACTGACATTTcgaagttggacttgctcagaggcaaCTGGCAAGTGTCTCTGTCAGAGAGAGGAAAGGCGATTTCAGCTTTCagaatgccaagtggatgatatcagttcaaagtcatgccatttagtATGAAAACTGCTCCaaacacatttcagagactgaataATAAagtcattgctggattacccaactgtgtggcgTATATAGATGCCGTAGGGATCTTTAATCACTcacggaaggaacatttacagcatttatcagacttcaATCGGTCTTGGAAGGctggcttggtgataaacctaaCTAAAAGGGAATCTGTCAAAGCTCAATTCACCTTCCTGGGTCATATTATTGGACATGGGCAAATGGACCCACGGGATGTGAAAgcaaaagtaattggggaattttccACACTGTCGATGGAAAACTATGGAGTGTTCCACTCACAGAAttatttcagtggacagcagactgccaaaagacatttgacagccGAAAAACGGTGTTACCCACTGCCCCGGTATTACCCACACCATATTatacaaagcctttcaaggtggttaTCGATGCCCGTGTTGTGGGTGTCAGTGCGGTGagcctgcaggaggatgatgagggaatagGAAGACCCAacaggtatttttccaggaagttgaacattcatcaacagaactATTCAACGCTGGAGAGAGAGACTTTCAATGTGACATCACAACATTGCAGTGTTTATATTAGCAGCAACGCATCTCAGACAATGGTATACACCGCTCACAACCCACTGACCTTTGTGGGAAGATTTAAGGAcagggtttagatggagcttgttccTGTGGCCATTTGATTTGACAATTGTACGCGTGGCAGGTCGTGGAAACGTGATAGCCAATGCTTTATCGAAACTTGAACGAGATATGGAGGCATTTGGGGGCAGGTGTGCCGTGGCCTGAATTTGTATtgggttgtgcatgtttgcatgtttatactTAATACAGTAGGTATGTGTGTGTTTAGGCTACTAAGCAGGtctttaaaatgaagccatctgttggatattgatggttcctTTTTGTTTAGGGGCGGGGTGTCACAAAGTtggtccttttctcaaggatagtgTGTCGTTGGTTTGTCTCAGAGAGGTCATAAACCGCTCCCTGTGCTGATTAGACTGATTTGGGACAGATATTTAAGGGGACCCTTTGTTTATATGTAACCAGCTGAGACtccaggccaaagtggtcatgttttagaagtgacctgtataataaaAAGggcagtggtcagctctctagctgagcagttcagtccagaactagttgggagttcaacagagagctgtgtggaaacaaactctctctctttctgccctgctaacttcaacctgtaagcacctGTTCCCTTTTTTATTGTGTTTGACAGGGGATTTGCTTATTGGGTCTGTTGtgtgtattcagaacagcatacttAAGTCCAGTTGGGattgactgagttctgtaggggctctttattctgttctttgtgtttcattgtgtaatcttgtgaataaagttttaaaacctggtagtcaacgtCGCTAACTTACCCTCGCTGTGtgcttaccgaaacaaattgcaaagttatggtctgggctgcctacttaagaatgttctgggtggtctggcctagtccataacagtccccacacacattctcttatgtctattcacacacacacttgtacactcactcacatacatatACACTATCGCTTTCACACAATCTCTacgacacatgcacacacctgtgcacattcacacacacacacacacacacacacagacacacacacacacagacacacacacagacagagtctCTTTCATACATTCTCATACACAGTTTCACTCACGTTTTCGCACACACATtcaccattccacacacacacacacactcacaatcactgtctctcacacacacacactcacaatcactggctctctcacacacactcacaatcactgtctctctctcacacacacactcacaatcactgtctctcacacacactcactcgcaatcactgtctctctcacacacactcacaatcactgtctctcacacacactcactcgcaatcactgtctctctcacacacactcacaatcactgtctctcacacacactcactcgcaatcactgtctctctcacacacacactcacaaccactgtctctcacacacacacacactcacaatcactgtctctcacacacactcactcgcaatcactgtctctctcacacacactcacaatcactgtctctcacacacactcacaatcactgtctctctctcatacacacattcacaatcactgtctctctctcacacactcacaatcactgtctctcacacacactcactcacaatcactgtctctcagacacacattcacaaccactctctctcacacacactcactcgcaatcactgtctctctctcacacactcacaatcactgtctctctctctcacacattcacaaccactctctctcacacacactcactcacaatcactgtctctctctcacacattcacaaccactgtctctcacacacactcactcgcaatcactgtctctctctgtcacacacacactcataatcactctctcacacactcgcaatcactcacacactcacaatcactgtctctttcacacacaactcacaatcactgtctctctcacacacacacacaatcacagtcacacacacacacacacacactcacaatcactgtctctttcacacacactcacaatcactctctctctcacacacacacactcacaatcactgcctctctctgtcacacacacacgcacaatcactctctcacacacacacactcacaatcactgcctctctctgtcacacacacactcacaatcactctcacacacacacacattcgcaatcactctctctcacacatacacaatcactgtctcacacacacacacactcacaatcactgtctcacacacacactccacatctTTGCAAACATTTCGAgattgtgtgtgagggtctgtgtcaGGGgtagtgtgtgggtgtgcgtgtgtgggtgagtgtgcagGGGAGAAGGTCAGGTGATTGGCCAAGCTGGTGTTGATTGGTGAAGCAGACCCGGGTACCTGGAGTTCGCCTCCTGGGGCGATTTTCCACGTCTCTGGGACAAGTGAGAGAAAGGGCAGGAGGGAAGGGGAAAGACCACATGGATTGGAAGGAAAAGTCAGACACAAAACACTGACATGCTGAAACAACTCTGTATTTCTCTCTGAGTGCAGCTGGATGTGTGTTTAATGGTTTCTCAGGAGTACAGGAGATCACTCCAGCCCGCTGGCTGGCTTCATCCCCAAATGAAGACGAACGGGCAGCGGACAGTTTCTGACCCAACTCCTGGGCGCTGTTGGAATCAGCAatgggtttagagagagagagagagagagaccattcccCGAGTCCCAGGCAGGGGCAGGAACAGGAGACGGACTTCCCCAGGTCCACCATCGCAGCTCCTAGCGAGATCCTGACATTCGGCGGCACTCACCCAGCCGGTACGCACACAGGTAGAAGGTTCCTGgaacagggggagaaggcagGGGTCAGCACAGAGAGACTCCCGACCCCCGGAACCCCCCTCAAACCCCCCAGACCCCTCCACATCACCATaactccccacacacccccatctctgtagccccctaacaccccacaccccaccatcaccataactccccacacaccccctatctctgtaaccccctccagcccctacaccccctccctatctctgtaaccccctccagtccctacacccctccctatctctgtaaccccctccagtccctacaccccctccctatttcagTAACcctctccaacccctacaccccctccctatctctgtgacctcctccagcccctacacccctccctatctctgtaacaccctccagcccctacaccccctccctatctctgtaaccccctccagcccctacacaccctccctatctctgtaaccccctccagcccctccctatctctgcaaccccctccagcccctacaccccctccctatctctgtaaccccctccagtccctacaccccctccctatctctgtgacctcctccagcccctacacccctccctatctctgtaaccccctccagcccctacaccccctccctatctctgtgacctcctccagcccctacacccctccctatctctgtaaccccctccagcccctacaccccctccctatctctgtaactccctccagcccctacaccccctccctatctctgtaactcccgccagcccctacaccccctccctatctctgtaaccccctccagcccctacaccccctccctatctctgtaaccccctccagcccctacaccccctccctatctctgtaaccccctccagtccctacacccctccctatctctgtaaccccctccagtccctacaccccctccctatttcagTAACcctctccaacccctacaccccctccctatctctgtcacctcctccagcccctacacccctccctatctctgtaacaccctccagcccctacaccccctccctatctctgtaaccccctccagcccctacacaccctccctatctctgtaaccccctccagcccctacaccccctccctatctctgtgacctcctccagcccctacaccctccctatctctgtaaccccctccagcccctacaccccctccctatctctgtaactccctccagcccctacaccccctccctatctctgtaactcccgccagcccctacaccccctccctatctctgtaaccccctccagcccctacaccccctcgctATGTAAATGCAGGGGCGTTACCTGCGAAGAAGGTGAGCAGCATTGCCACCCAGCCCAGGATGTAGGACCAGGAGAAACGCCAATCCCCAAACCGTCTGCCGAGGAAGTTCACCGTCACACCGGTGTACACCGCCATCGCCACCAGCAGCAGGAACACTGGGGGGGGGAAcgggggagtgagagggggagggggagggggagtgagaggggggggggagggggagggggagggggaggggggaaaggggaggggagggggagggggagagaaggaaTCAGCTCATCACTGCTCCATCCTGAGCAACACCCACTGCacgtccctcacacactcacacaccgtccctcacacactcacacactgtccctcacacactcacacaccgtcccccacacactcacacaccgtcccctcacacactcacacaccgtcccctcacacactcacacaccgtccctcacacactcacacaccgtcccccacacactcacacaccgtcccccacacactcacacaccgtcccctcacacactcacacaccgtcccctcacacactcacacaccgtcccctcacacactcacacaccgtcccccacacactcacacaccgtccccacacacactcacacaccgtcccctcacacactcacacaccgtcccccacacactcacacaccgtcccctcacacactcacacaccgtcccctcacacacactcacacaccgtcccctcacacactcacacaccgtccctcacacacactcacacaccgtcccccacacactcacacaccgtcccccacacactcacacaccgtccctcacacactcacacaccgtcccctcacacactcacacaccgtcccctcacacactcacacaccgtcccccacacactcacacaccgtcccctcacacactcacacaccgtcccctcacacacactcacacaccgtcccccacacactcacacaccgtcccccacacactcacacaccgtcccctcacacacccacacaccgtcccctcacacactcacacaccgtcccccacacactcacacaccgtcccctcacacacccacacaccgtcccctcacacactcacacaccgtccctcacacactcacacaccgtcccccacacactcacacaccgtcccccacacactcacacaccgtcccctcacacactcacacaccgtcccccacacactcacacaccgtccctcacacactcacacaccgtccccacacactcacacaccgtccctcacacactcacacaccgtcccccacacactcacacactgtcccccacacactcacacaccgtccctcacacactcacacaccgtcccctcacacactcacacaccgtcccccacacactcacacaccgtccctcacacactcacacaccgtcccccacacactcacacaccgtcccctcacacactcacacaccgtcccccacacactcacacaccgtcccctcacacactcacacaccgtcccccccacacactcacacaccgtcccccacacactcacacaccgtccctcacacactcacacaccgtcccccacacactcacacaccgtccctcacacactcacacaccgtccctcacacactcacacaccgtcccccacacactcacacaccgtcccctcacacactcacacaccgtcccctcacacactcacacaccgtccctcacacactcacacaccgtccctcacacactcacacaccgtcccccacacactcacacaccgtcccccacacactcacacactcacacaccgtcccccacacactcacacactgtccctcacacactcacacaccgtcccccacacactcacacaccgtcccctcacacactcacacaccgtcccctcacacactcacacaccgtcccctcacacactcacacaccgtcccccacacactcacacaccgtcccccacacactcacacaccgtcccccacacactcacacaccgtcccctcacacactcacacaccgtcccctcacacactcacacaccgtcccctcacacactcacacaccgtcccccacacactcacacaccgtcccctcacacactcacacaccgtcccctcacacactcacacaccgtcccccacacactcacacaccgtcccctcacacactcacacaccgtcccctcacacacactcacacaccgtcccctcacacactcacacaccgtccctcacacacactcacacaccgtcccccacacactcacacaccgtcccccacacactcacacaccgtccctcacacactcacacaccgtcccctcacacactcacacaccgtcccctcacacactcacacaccgtcccccacacactcacacaccgtcccctcacacactcacacaccgtcccctcacacacactcacacaccgtcccccacacactcacacaccgtcccccacacactcacacaccgtcccctcacacacccacacaccgtcccctcacacactcacacaccgtcccctcacacactcacacaccgtcccccacacactcacacaccgtcccccacacactcacacaccgtcccctcacacactcacacaccgtcccccacacactcacacaccgtccctcacacactcacacaccgtcccccacacactcacacaccgtccctcacacactcacacaccgtcccccacacactcacacaccgtcccccacacactcacacaccgtccctcacacactcacacaccgtcccctcacacactcacacaccgtcccccacacactcacacaccgtccctcacacactcacacaccgtcccccacacactcacacaccgtcccctcacacactcacacaccgtcccccacacactcacacaccgtcccctcacacactcacacaccgtcccccacacactcacacaccgtcccccacacactcacacaccgtccctcacacactcacacaccgtcccccacacactcacacaccgtccctcacacactcacacaccgtccctcacacactcacacaccgtcccccacacactcacacaccgtcccctcacacactcacacaccgtcccctcacacactcacacaccgtccctcacacactcacacaccgtccctcacacactcacacaccgtcccccacacactcacacaccgtcccccacacactc is from Hemiscyllium ocellatum isolate sHemOce1 unplaced genomic scaffold, sHemOce1.pat.X.cur. scaffold_3218_pat_ctg1, whole genome shotgun sequence and encodes:
- the LOC132813093 gene encoding lens fiber membrane intrinsic protein-like is translated as MILAAVLCFLGLIVGALAFAHFTFSERFNHTLAAGVLFLISMFLLLVAMAVYTGVTVNFLGRRFGDWRFSWSYILGWVAMLLTFFAGTFYLCAYRLGECRRMSGSR